In Paramicrobacterium humi, the genomic stretch GCCGACCTCTTCCATGCCGAGCACGATCGCGGCGAGCGCGACCCCGACGAGCGCGAAGCCGAGGACGTCGAGCGGATGCCGCGGCTCGGCGTCCTGCGCGGGAACGAGCCTCACGCCTGCGATCAGCGCGACGGCGCCGATGGGGATGTTGATGAGGAAGATCCAGTGCCAGCCGATCGTGTCGGAGATGATGCCGCCGAGAGCCGGCGCGAGCACGGGGGCGAGCAGCGCCGGCCACGTCAGGTACGCCATGGCGTCGAGCAGGTCGCGTTTGTCGACGGCGCGCAGCACGGCGAGGCGACCGACGGGCACCATCATGGCGCCGCCGGCGCCCTGCAGAACACGCGCCGCGACGAGCAGCGGAAGGCTCGGGCTCAGCGCGCACAGCAGCGAGGCGAGCGTGAACACGCCGATCGCGGTGCAGAACACGCGCTTCGTGCCGAAGCGGTCGGCGAGCCAGCCGCTCACCGGCACGCCGACGGCGAGCGTGAGCAGGTACGCGGTCATGGCGAGGTTGATGTCGACGGCGCGCACTCCGAGGTCGGCTGCCATGGCGGGCGCGGCGGTCTGGATGATGGTGCCGTCGAGGTTCTCCATGAAGAACGTCGCGGCCACGAGCAGCGCGAGCGGACGATTGAGGGTCTGCGAGCGCTGCATCCTCCTATTCTGCCCGCCCGCGCCGCCGCGTTACGCCGGGCGCACGCGAAGTTCCTCGCCCTGCCAGCGGCGCCGCAGCCAGCGGTCGTGGCTGGCGATCACGACGGCGCCGGGGTAGGAGCCGAGCGCGTCCTCGAGGTCGGTGGCGAGCTGGAGCGACAGATGGTTCGTCGGCTCGTCGAGCAGGAACACGTGCGGCGGCTTCGCGATGATGAGCGCGAGCGCCACGCGACGCTGCTGCCCGACCGACAGCGCGCCGACGGGACGGTCGAGATCCCGCGGTGGGATGAGACCGAGCGAGCTCAGGGGCAGCAGCTCTGCACGCCGCTCCCCCAGTGCGCCCGTGTAGAGCTGCCGCGGGCTGCGGTCGGGCCGTTCGAAGCGCACGTCCTGCTCGAGCAGCTGCACGCGCAAACCGCGCCGGCGCTCGACGCTGCCGCGGTCAAGCGGCGTCGTCCCCGCGAGAACGCGCAGCAGCGTGGACTTGCCCGCCCCGTTCGGACCCGTCACGAGCAGGCGCGACTGCGACTCGATGACGAGGCGGTCGACGGCGAGGCGCCTCGGGATGCGCGCGCTCGTGACGGCGAGGAGCGACGAGCCATCTCCCAGCGGATGCGAGCCCCGCGGGATGCCGGCGAAGCGCAGCGGCTGCGGGGGCTTGCGCACCTGGTTCTCGCGCAGCTCCTCGAGCCGGCCGCGCGCGTTCTTCACGCGGCGGCTGATCTGCCCCTGCACCCTGGCGCCCTTGAACGCGTGGATGAACTTGTCGTTGTCGCTCGGCCCGCGGCCGTGCGCGACCTGGCGCGCGGTCACGTCGACGGTGTGCGCGAGCTGCTTGAGCTCGTCCTGCTCGGCCGCGAACTGGGCTTCCCAGCGCTCGCGCTCGAGCTGCTTCTCGGCGAGGTAGTCGCTGAACGAGCCGCCGAAGACCGTCACTCCGCCTGGCCCGCGCAGCGAGCCGCGTCCCGTGTCGAGGTCGACGAGCCCCGTCGAGATCTCGTCGAGGAACGCCCGGTCGTGGCTCGCGAAGAGCACGGGGCCGCTCCAGCCGAGCAGCTGCGCGCGCAGAAACGCGACGGCGACGTCGTCGAGGTGGTTCGTGGGTTCGTCGAGAAGGAGCGCCGCGGGACGTTCGAGCAGCAGCGCGGCGAGCGCGAACCGGCTGCGCTGGCCCCCGCTCACGGCGTCGAGGCGACGGTCGAGCGGGATGCCGTCGAGCCCGAGCCCCGCAAGCACAGCGTCGCGGCGCGCGTCGGCGCCCCACACGTCGCGCGCCTCGGCTGCCTCGAGTGCGGCCGCGTACCGCCGTTCGGCGGCGGCGCCGCCCGCGGCGAGCGAGTCGGCGGCATCCGTCAACTCGCGCTCGGCCGTCCGAACGCTCGCGAGAGCACGCTCGAGCAGGTCGCTCACGGTGTAGTCGGCATCGTGCGGCACCTCTTGCCAGAGGAAGCCCGTGTCGGCCGGCCGCGCGATGGCTCCCGCGTCCGGCGCGTCGGATCCGGCGATGAGGCGAAGCAGCGTTGACTTTCCGGCCCCGTTCTCGCCGATGAGGCCGATGCGGGCGCCCGGCGGCACGGCGAAGCTCACGTTCGTGAGCACGCGCCGGTCGCCGAAGCTGCGCGAGACTCCGTCGACGCGGATGTGGTCGAGGGACTGCGCGGGTGATTGTGTCAGCTGAGGAATGGTGGACGGCATCCGGTGCCCTTTCGAGTCGGCCAGGCGCACACGTCGACACCGTAGTGCCGCTGAGAGCGGGAAGAGGTTTCCCTGCACGCCTGAAATCGAGGTCCGCCGGGCAAGCCTCGGACGCGGACAGGTCAGGGTGCGTTAGGAAAACATCGCCTCAGAGCATAGGCGGACGGTCGGAGGTTGTAAAGCATCGGCCGCGCACAGCGCTGTCGAGGCGAGACAGGATCGGCTTCGACGAGACGTGCGCCCTCGCTCAGAGCACGTCGTCGCGGCCCGAGATCTTGAGCGCGTCGACCACGCCCTTCACGCGCTGCGCGTTCTCGCTCGTCGTGACGAGGAGGGCGTCGGGGGTGTCGACGACGACGATGTTCTTCACGCCGATGAGGCTGATCACGCGCTTGCTGTGCGAGACGACGATGCCGCTCGACGAGTCGGCGAGGACGCGGGCGTTCTCGCCGAGGATCGCGAGATCGCTCGGCCGGCCGTGCGAGTTGAGCTTCGCGAGCGACGCGAAGTCTCCGACGTCGTCCCAGCTGAAATAGCCCGGAACGACAGCCATGCGCCCCTGCGCGGCCGCGGGCTCGGCGACGGAGTAGTCGATCGCGACCTTCTTGAGGGTCGGCCACAGCCTGTCGACGGCGGGGCCGCGCGTCGCGGGGTCGTCCCACGCGTCGGCGAGTTCGAGGATCGCGTCGCGCAGCTGCGGCTCGTTGCGGCCGAGCTCCTCGAGCAGCACGTCGGCGCGGGAGATGAACATGCCGGCGTTCCACAGGTAGCCTCCGTCGGCGACGTACTTCTTCGCCCGCTCGATGTCGGGCTTCTCGACGAAGCTGTCGACGGTGAGCACGCTCTCGGCGCCGTCGATGTCAAGCGGGGCGCCCGATTTGATGTAGCCGAAGCCGATAGCGGGCTCGGTGGGACGGATGCCGATCGTGGCGATGTAGCCGGCGTCCGCCGCCTCGATCGCGTGCGACACCGCCTGGCGGAACAGCCGGTCGCCGCGGATCACGTGGTCGGCGGCGAAGGAGCCGATGATGACGTCGGGCTCGCGCTTGCGCAGGATCGCGGCGGCGAGGCACACGGCGACGGTCGACTCGCGCGGGTCGGCCTCGAGCACGATGTTCTCGTCGCCGATCTCGGGCAGCTGCTTCTCGACGGCGGCGCGGTGCGCGCGGCCGGTGACGACCATGATGCGCTGCTCGCCCGCGAGCGGCGTGAGCCGGTCCCACGTCGCGCGCAGGAGCGTGACGCCCGACCCCGTGAGATCGTGCAGGAACTTCGGTGCGTCGGCTCGGGAGAGCGGCCACAGCCGCGAGCCGATTCCTCCTGCGGGAATGACGCTGTAGAACCTGGCGCGGGCTGTGCTCATGCCCCCACGATAGCGGGCGCCTCGCGGCATCCGGCATATCTCGACATCAAGATATTTAGGGTCCCCTTAGGGGCAAGGGCCCCTCGCGGCGGCATAGACTGGTGACCACGCGCCTCGGCGCTCGCCGGCTGTCCGGCCGACGTAACACGCGATTCGTCAGGGAGGGTCGTTCCGTGTCAGCGAAGACTGCAGGGACTGCACCGTTGTCTTCCACAACCTCCAAGCGACCAGCGGGCACGCTGTACCGCGGTCGTGAGGGAATGTGGTCTTGGGTACTTCACCGGGTCACCGGTGTCGCCATCTTCTTCTTCCTTCTGGTGCACATCCTCGACACGGCTCTCGTGCGAGTGTCGCCGGAGGCGTACAACGCCGTCATCGGCACCTACCAGACGCCGATCATGGGACTCGGCGAGGTCGCCCTCGTTGGCGCCATCGTGTTCCACGCGTTCAACGGCATCCGCATCATCCTCGTCGACCTGTGGTCGAAGGGCACGCACTTCCAGCGCCCCATGTTCTACATCGTGATCGTCGTCTGGGTGCTCACGATGCTCGCGTTCACGCCGCGCCACCTGATGAACGTCTTCGGGAACTGAGAGAGGGAACGGACATGACTCACACCATCGCTGCTCCCCGCACTCCCGTCACCCGGTCGAAGGGAACGAACTGGGAGAAGTGGGGCTGGATCTACATGCGCGCATCGGGCGTCGTGCTCGTCGTGCTGATCTTCGGCCACCTGTTCGTCAACCTCATGGTCGGCAAGGGCGTGCACGCCATCGACTTCGCCTTCGTCGGCGGCAAGTGGTCGGACCCGTTCTGGCAGGTGTGGGACGGGCTCATGCTGTGGCTCGCCCTCATTCACGGCGCCAACGGCATGCGCACCATCGTCAACGACTACGCGCACAACCGCACGCTCCGCGGCATCCTGAAGATCGCGATCCTCGTCGCGGTCATCGTGCTGCTCGTGCTCGGCACGCTCGTGGTCACGACGTTCGACCCGTGCCCCGCCGGCTCCCCCGCTGACTTGCTTCCCTCCATCTGTAAGGACCTCTAAACCGATATGACGACTCCCGCTGCGAACACGACGGCCGCCGAATCGACAGTGATCGACGGCATCCACTATCACCAGTTCGACATCGTCATCGTCGGCGCAGGCGGCGCCGGCATGCGCGCCGCGATCGAGGCCGGCCCCGGCGCGAAGACCGCAGTGATCTCGAAGCTCTACCCCACGCGCTCGCACACGGGCGCCGCGCAGGGCGGCATGGCGGCCGCGCTCGCGAACGTGGAGGAAGACACCTGGGAGTGGCACACGTTCGACACCGTCAAGGGCGGCGACTACCTCGTCGACCAGGACGCGGCGGAGATCCTCGCGAAGGAGGCCATCGACGCGGTCATCGACCTCGAGAACATGGGCCTGCCGTTCAACCGCACGCCCGAGGGCAAGATCGACCAGCGCCGCTTCGGCGGCCACACGCGCGACCACGGCAAGTCCGCCGTTCGCCGCGCGTGCTACGCGGCCGACCGCACGGGCCACATGATCCTGCAGACGCTGTTCCAGAACTGCGTCAAGCTCGGCATCAACTTCTTCAACGAGTTCTACGTTCTCGACCTCATCATGACCGAGGTCGACGGTGTGAAGAAGCCCGCGGGGGTCGTCGCGTTCGAGCTCGCGACCGGCGAGCTGCACGTCTTCCAGTCGAAGGCGACGATCTTCGCGACGGGCGGCTTCGGCAAGATCTTCAAGACCACGTCGAACGCCCACACCCTCACGGGAGACGGCGTCGGCATCATCTGGCGCAAGGGCCTCCCGCTCGAGGACATGGAGTTCTTCCAGTTCCACCCGACCGGGCTCGCCGGCCTCGGCATCCTGCTCACAGAGGGCGCCCGCGGTGAGGGCGCCATCCTGCGCAACGCCTCGGGCGAGCGCTTCATGGAGCGCTACGCCCCGACCATCAAGGACCTCGCGCCGCGCGACATCGTCGCCCGCAGCATGGTGCAGGAGGTGCAGGAAGGCCGCGGCGCCGGACCGAACAAGGACTACGTGCTGCTCGACTGCACGCACCTGGGCGCCGAGGTGCTCGAGACGAAGCTCCCGGACATCACGGAGTTCGCGCGCACCTATCTCGGCGTGGACCCGGTGACCGAGCCCGTGCCGGTCATGCCGACGGCGCACTACGCCATGGGCGGCATCCCGACCAACAACAACGCCGAGGTCCTCTCCGACAACACGACAGTCGTGCCGGGCCTGTACGCCGCGGGCGAGTGCGCGTGCGTGTCGGTGCACGGCTCCAACCGCCTCGGCACCAACTCGCTGCTGGACATCAACGTGTTCGGAAAGCGCGCGGGAAACAACGCCGTCGCGTATGTGAAGAACGTCGACTTCGTCCCGCTGCCCGACGACCCGGCCAAGAATGTGCGCGAGTCGATCGAGCGCATCAAGGACGGCACGGGCCCCGAGCGCATCGGCGCCCTGCGCAAGACGCTGCAGGACGAGATGGACAAGAACGCCCAGGTGTTCCGCACCGACGAGACGCTCGCGGAGGTCACACAGACCATCCACGACCTGCGTCAGCGGTACATGAACATCTCGATTCAGGACAAGGGCAAGCGGTTCAACACCGACCTGCTCGAGGCGGTCGAGCTCGGCTTCCTGCTCGACCTCGCCGAGGTCGTCGTCTTCTCGGCCCGCAACCGCAAGGAGTCCCGCGGCGGACACATGCGCGACGACTACCCGAAGCGCGACGACGAGAACTACATGAAGCACACGATGGCGTACCTCACGGGCGACCCCCACTCGGCGGATGCCGCCGACCACATCCGCCTGGACTGGAAACCCGTCGTCATCACGCGCTACCAGCCGATGGAGAGGAAGTACTAGACATGTCGCAGGTGTTGGAAGAGGCGCCGGTGTCGAACGACCCGACGCAGACCTTCACGGTGACGATGATCATCCGCCGCTTCGACCCCGATGTCGACGCGGAACCGCACTGGCAGGACTTCGACGTCGAGATGCTGCCGACCGAGCGCGTCCTCGACGCGCTGCACAAGATCAAGTGGGAGCAGGACGGTTCGCTGACGTTCCGCCGCTCGTGCGCCCACGGCGTCTGCGGCTCCGACGCCATGCGCATCAACGGCCGCAACCGGCTCGCGTGCAAGACGCTCATCAAGGATCTCGACATCTCGAAGCCGATCTACGTCGAGGCGATCAAGGGGCTCCCCCTCGAGAAGGACCTCGTCGTCGACATGGAGCCGTTCTTCGACTCCTACCGCGAGGTGCAGCCGTTCCTCATGGCCGACAGCAAGCCGGGGGCCGGCAAGGAGCGCCTGCAGTCCGCCGCCGACCGGGCTCGCTTCGACGACACCACGAAGTGCATCCTGTGCGCCGCGTGCACGTCGAGCTGCCCCGTGTTCTGGACCGACGGGCAGTACTTCGGCCCCGCCGCCATCGTCAACGCGCACCGGTTCATCTTCGACTCGCGTGACGACCACGCGCAAGTGCGGCTCGACATCCTCAACGACAAGGAAGGCGTGTGGCGCTGCCGCACGACATTCAACTGCACCGAGGCGTGCCCTCGCGGCATCCAGGTCACGAAGGCGATCGCCGAGGTCAAGCAGGCGATCATGCGCGGCAAGCCGTAAGGCTTTCCGCTTCGCGAAAGGCCGGGCGCCGCAGAATTTTCCTGCGGCGCCCGGCCTTTCGCATGATCCTCGAGACGAGCGGATGCCGCTTCGCTCAGCTCAGCGGCACGCCCGGCATGATCTCGATGACGTTGCCGTCGCCGACGTCGACGAAGCTGCCCGCCGGCACGACGAGGGACTCCCCCGGCGCGAGGCGCCCCCAACGGCCGCCCGGCACGATGACCGAGGTCCCGTTCGTGGAGTTCAGGTCGGAGACGATGACGACATCGCCGACCTGGCGGATGTCCATGTGCGTCGCCGAGACCGTCTTCGTCGGGGACAGCAGCTGCACGAGCCGCACGCTGTTCTGCGACCGCGTCTTGGGGTTGCGGCCGAAGCGGTGCGGCAGATCGAGCGCGTAGGCCTGACCGCTGTTGACGCGGTACCCGAACATGACGGTGCGCGGATGCTCCGGCAGGTTCGGCAGCCGGATGGGGCCGGTCACGGGCGGCGCCTGGCTCGGCGTGCGGCGGATGGTCATGCCGTCGTGCAGCTCGACCGAGTGGTCGAACACGACGTCAGAGCGCACGGCCGGCTCCGCCGGAGTGGGAACGGCGGCCGGCACGACCGTCGTCGCGGACGGTCGGGCGAGCGCGCTCGCGCTGTCGGCGGCGGGGCGCTGGATCATCTCGGTTCCGAAGACCATGTCGACGCGGCCCGCGGTGACGACGCCGCTCACGAGCGGGAACGGAGCCCCGTTGTGCTGCTGCCCGATCGCGAGGTTCGACACGTTCTGCAGACGGGTGCGCAGCCATGGCGCGCTTCCCGTCGGCGAGATGTGGTGCGGCGCGCCCGCGGACGCGATGTCGAAGCCGACGGGGCCGTTCACGAGCGCCATGAGCGAGGCGCCGCGGCTGTTCTCGTCGATGTCGCCGAGAAGCACGAACGACAGCGGACGGCCGCCGGACTCGGCCGGGAACTCGGCGACGAGCGATTCGAACGTCGAGCCGTCGCGAATGAGAGTCCAGAGGCGGTGCACGAGGCCCGGATCGACCGGTCTGCTGAGCGCGACGAGCGTTCGCGGAGCCGCGATCACCGTCCAGGCGGCGTCAGCGACCGACGCATAGCTCACGCGTTCTGCCACGTCGGGTCCACCTCACTAGCGTGCCGCTTCGGGATCACGGCACTCCCCAAGCGGGGGACTCCTCTATTCTGACCTAATTCTCAGTTTCGCGCGAGCCGATGTCGCTGTGGTGCGCGGAACCGCCCGAATCCGCGGCGTTCCGTCGCGGCATCCGGTCGCCGATCGACTCGCGGATACGCTGATCGTGTGGTCGCCGCATCTGAACAGTCGCCGCCGGAGCACGCGGGCGACGACGGTCGTGCGGTGGGCCGGACGGGAAGCCCGTGGCTGCGGCGGCCGGCCGGAGCCGTTACGCGGCTCAGTCACCGCGTCACCCGCAATCGGATCTACAGGGTCGTGCAGCACTACCTCTGGGAAGACGGCAACCTCATGGCCGCGGGCATGAGCTTCTACGCCGTCTTCGCCGTCTTCGCCGGCGTGTTCGTGGGCTTCTCCGTCGCAGGCGTGTGGCTCTCGAGCAGCCCTGCTCTCTCGGACGCGCTCATCACGATCATCAACACGAGCGTCCCCGGTCTCATCGGCACACAGGGGCTCATCGATCCGAAGGACTTGTTCAACACCTCGAACTACGGCTGGTGGGGCGCCATCGCGCTCCTCGGACTGTCGTGGACCGCGATCGGCTGGATGTACTACACGCGGCAGGCGGTGCGGGCGATCTTCCAGGTCCCGCGCGACGACCGAAGCTTCATCACGAAGAAGCTGTGGGACCTGGCGCTGGCCGCCGGCATCGGCGTGCTGCTGCTCGTCTCGGCGGCGCTGTCGATCGTCGGCACCCAGTTTCTCGAATGGCTGCTCGGCCTGTTCGGCTTCGGCCCTGGCTCGATGCTCGGCCGCGCCAGCGGCGGCGCGATCGCCGTGATCAGCTCCGTCTTCATCAACGCCGTGACCCTGACCGTGATGTTCCGGATCCTGTCACGGCTGAGGATCCCGTGGCGGGACCTGCTCGGCGGCGTGCTCGGCGGAAGCGTCGTTCTCGCGGGCCTCTCGGTCGCGAGCGGCGCGGTTCTCGACGGCGCGAGCCGCAACCCGCTGCTCGCCGGATTCACGCTGTTCGTCGGACTTCTGCTGTGGTTCAACCTCGTGAGCCGAGTGATTCTCATCTCAGCATCGTGGATCTCGGTGCGCCTCGCCGACAGCGACGTCTCGCTGCACGAGCCGAGCGCGGCGGAGCGCAGCGCCGAACTCGCCCGCGCCCGCCGCCTCGTCGCGGTCGCGGACGTGCGGGCCGCTCGCTCGGAGCTCCGCGAGGCCAGCGGCTTCTTCGAGCGTCGGCGCGCCCGCAAGCGCCTCAAGGGAGCCCTCGCCGTGGCCCGCAGCGTCGGCTGAGACCGAGCGCGTCGGCCGCTCAACCTAGAATGGATGCCATGGCGAACTCGGCACCCCTGCGCATTGCATCCGTCAACGTCAACGGCGTTCGCGCCGCGTTCCGCAAGGGGATGGGTGAGTGGCTCGACGGTCGTGACGTCGACATCCTCGCCCTGCAGGAAGTGCGTGCCTCCACCGACGACCTGCAGAACCTGCTCGGCGACGACTGGGACATTCTGCACGACGCGGCAACGGCGAAGGGCCGCGCAGGCGTCGCCATCGCCAGCCGGTCGAAGGCGTCGATTCACCGCGTCGAGCTCGGTCCCGACGAGTTCGACAGCGCCGGCCGGTGGCTTGAGGCCGATTACGAGGTCGGCGACCGCGTCGTCACCGTCGTGTCGTGCTACGTGCACTCGGGGGTCGTCGACACGCCCAAGCAGGTCGAGAAGTACCAGTTCCTCGACGCGATGACCGAGCGGCTTCCCGAACTGCAGAAGCACAGCGAGCTCGCCGTCGTCGTCGGCGACCTCAACGTCGGCCACCGGGAACTCGACATCAAGAACTGGAAGGGCAACCGCAAGAAGGCCGGCTTCCTCCCCGAGGAGCGGGCGTACTTCGATCGCTTCTTCGGTCCCGCGGGCGAGAGCGTCACGGGAGCCGACGGCAGCACGGGCACCGGGCTGGGCTGGGTCGACGTCGGACGCCGATTCCACGGCGAGATCGAGGGCCCCTACACGTGGTGGTCGCAGCGCGGCAAGGCGTTCGACACCGACACGGGCTGGCGCATCGACTATCACGTCGCCACTCCCGCGCTCGCGGAGACGGTGAACGACTACGCGATCGACCGGGCGGACTCGTGGGACACGCGATGGTCCGACCACGCCCCGGTGGTCGTCGACTACCGCATCTGAGCAGCGCCGCGCGCGGCGGCATCCATTCTTCTTCCTCCAGATTTCAGGACACTCTCATGACAAAACCCCGTCTCTATTCGGGCATGCAGCCCTCCGCCGACTCCTTGCACGCCGGGAACTACATCGGCGCCCTCGTGCAGTGGAAGCAGATGCAGGAGGACTACGACGCGTTCTTCTCCGTCGTCGACCTGCATGCGATCACGGTGCCGCAGGATCCGGCGGAGCTGCGCGAGAAGACGCGCCGCACCGCTGCGCAGTACATCGCCGCCGGCATCGAGCCGTCACGCTCGACGCTCTACGTGCAGTCGCACGTGCCGGCGCACGCTCAGCTGGCGTGGGTGCTCAACACGATCACCGGGTTCGGCGAGGCGAGCCGGATGACGCAGTTCAAGGACAAGTCGTCGCGGTACGGCGCTGACGCCACGAACGTGGGGCTGTTCGCCTACCCCGTGCTCATGGCGGCGGACATCCTGCTGTACCAGACAGAGGTCGTGCCGGTCGGTGACGACCAGCGCCAGCACGTCGAGCTCACGCGCGATCTCGCCGAGCGCTTCAACTCGCGCTTCGGCGACACGTTCACGATTCCGAAGGCGCAGATCCCGGCCGATTCGGCGCGCATCTACGATCTGCAGACGCCGGAGTCCAAGATGTCGAAGTCGGCGGAGTCGCCCGCGGGCATCCTGTGGCTTCTCGACGAGCCGAAGGTGACGCAGAAGAAGATCATGCGCGCCGTCACCGACAACGAGGGCGTCGTCGCCTACGACCGCGAGAACAAGCCCGGCGTCTCGAACCTCATGTCGATGTACTCGGCGCTCACGGGCGCGAGCCACGAGGCGATAGCCGACGAGTTCGCGGGCCGCGGCTACGGCGACTTCAAGAAGGCCGTCGCCGAGGTGGTCGTGGCCGAGTTCGAGCCCGTGCGCTCGCGCGCCCTCGAGCTTCTCCACGATCCGGCGGAGCTCGACCGGCTGCTCGCCGTGAACGCGGCGCGCGCGAACGAGGTCGCGGAGGCCACGCTCGCTGCGGTGTACGAGCGGGTCGGCTTTCTCGCCAGGGCGTGAGCATGATCAGGCTCGCACTGTTCGATCTCGACGACACGCTGCTCGATCATCGAGGCGCCGTCATTCGCGGCATCCACGCGCACGTCGGCGCGCTCGGCGCGCCCTACGGTGTGGGCGAGGTCGATGTCGCCGCGCTGTGGCATGAGCTCGAGGACGCGCACTACCACCGCTACCTCTCGGGAGAGCTGAGCTTTGCCGAGCAGCGCCGCACGCGGGCGCTCGAGTTCGCGGCCGCGCACGGCATCGTGCTCGATCCCGACGCGGCCGACGCCTGGTACGACGACTACTTCCAGCATTACCGCGACTCGTGGGAGCTGTTCGACGACGCTCTCGCGTGCCTCGATGCCGTCGAGCAGGCGGGAGCGCGCATCGGCGTCATCACCAACGGCGAGGCCGGCTACCAGCAGGTCAAGCTCGCCCAGACGGGGCTCGAGCACCGCTTCGCCCACGTCATCGCCTCGGGCACTGTCGGCGTGGCGAAGCCCGATCCGCGCATCTTCCAGGTGGCGTGCGAGGCGTACGGCGTCAGCCCGGCGGAGGCGTTGTATGTCGGCGACCGGCTCATCACGGATGCCGCGGGCGCGGCATCCGCCGGTCTCACCGGCGTGTGGCTCAACCGCTTCGGCGAGGAGCTGCCCGAGGGAGCGATCGGCCACGGTCACGATTCCGACGCGGACGCCGCGGCGATCGCCCGCGAGCACGGGGTCACGACGATCACGTCCCTCGCGGAGCTGCCCGCCTTGATCGGGCGCTGACACGGCGAAGGCCGGGGCGCGTGCGCACCCCGGCCTCCTCGCGTGTCGCGAGTCGCGTTACTGCACGTCCTCGTCAACCCAGTCGAAGGTCTTCGTGACGGCCTTCTTCCAGAGCCGCAGCTGACGCTGGGCCTCGGTGTCGTCCATCTGCGGCTCCCAGCGCTTGTCCTCGGCCCAGTTGGCAGAGAGCTCGTCGAGGTCCGACCAGAAGCCGACGGCGAGACCTGCCGCGTAGGCGGCGCCGAGCGCCGTGGTCTCGGTCACCTTCGGGCGGATGACCGGGACGCCGAGAACATCGGCCTGGAACTGCATGAGCGCGTCATTCGCGACCATGCCGCCGTCGACCTTCAGCTCCTCGAGGTTGACGCCGGAGTCCGCGTTGACGGCATCCAGCACCTCCCGCGTCTGGAAGGCGGTCGCCTCGAGCGCCGCTCGTGCGATGTGCCCCTTGTTGGCATACCGGGTGAGGCCGACGATCGCACCGCGGGCGTCGGGACGCCAGTAGGGCGCGAACAGCCCCGAGAACGCGGGGACGATGTACACGCCACCGTTGTCCTCGACCGTCTCCGCGAGCTTCTCGACCTCCGGAGCGGAGTTGATCAGGTTGAGGTTGTCACGCAGCCACTGGATGAGCGATCCGGTGACGGCGATCGATCCCTCGAGCGCGTAGTGCGGCTTGGCGTCACCGAGCTTGTAGCCGAGCGTCGTGAGCAGCCCGTTCTTCGAGCGAACGATCTCCTCGCCCGTGTTGAAGATGAGGAAGTTGCCGGTGCCGTAGGTGTTCTTCGACTCGCCCTTCTGGAAGGCGGCCTGACCGAACGTCGCGGCCTGCTGGTCGCCGAGGATGCCGGCGATCGGAGTCTCGCGCAGCAGGCTCGAGCTGTGCGCGTGGCCGTAGACCTCGCTCGACGACTTGATCTCGGGGAGCATCGACTTCGGCACGCCGAACACCTCGAGGATGTCGTCGCGCCACTCTAGCGTCTCGAGGTCCATGAACATCGTGCGGCTCGCGTTCGTCACGTCGGTGACGTGCACGCCTCCGTCGGTGCCGCCGGTGAGGTTCCAGAGCACCCACGTGTCGGTCGTGCCGAAGAGGAGGTCACCGGCCTCGGCCTTCTCGCGTGCGCCGTCGACGTTGTCGAGGATCCACTTGATCTTCGTGCCCGAGAAGTACGTCGCGAGCGGAAGCCCGACGATGTCCTTGAAGCGCTCGACGCCGCCGTCCTTCGCGAGCTCGTCGACGATCGACTGCGTGCGGGTGTCCTGCCAGA encodes the following:
- a CDS encoding mannose-1-phosphate guanylyltransferase, which codes for MSTARARFYSVIPAGGIGSRLWPLSRADAPKFLHDLTGSGVTLLRATWDRLTPLAGEQRIMVVTGRAHRAAVEKQLPEIGDENIVLEADPRESTVAVCLAAAILRKREPDVIIGSFAADHVIRGDRLFRQAVSHAIEAADAGYIATIGIRPTEPAIGFGYIKSGAPLDIDGAESVLTVDSFVEKPDIERAKKYVADGGYLWNAGMFISRADVLLEELGRNEPQLRDAILELADAWDDPATRGPAVDRLWPTLKKVAIDYSVAEPAAAQGRMAVVPGYFSWDDVGDFASLAKLNSHGRPSDLAILGENARVLADSSSGIVVSHSKRVISLIGVKNIVVVDTPDALLVTTSENAQRVKGVVDALKISGRDDVL
- the sdhA gene encoding succinate dehydrogenase flavoprotein subunit, encoding MTTPAANTTAAESTVIDGIHYHQFDIVIVGAGGAGMRAAIEAGPGAKTAVISKLYPTRSHTGAAQGGMAAALANVEEDTWEWHTFDTVKGGDYLVDQDAAEILAKEAIDAVIDLENMGLPFNRTPEGKIDQRRFGGHTRDHGKSAVRRACYAADRTGHMILQTLFQNCVKLGINFFNEFYVLDLIMTEVDGVKKPAGVVAFELATGELHVFQSKATIFATGGFGKIFKTTSNAHTLTGDGVGIIWRKGLPLEDMEFFQFHPTGLAGLGILLTEGARGEGAILRNASGERFMERYAPTIKDLAPRDIVARSMVQEVQEGRGAGPNKDYVLLDCTHLGAEVLETKLPDITEFARTYLGVDPVTEPVPVMPTAHYAMGGIPTNNNAEVLSDNTTVVPGLYAAGECACVSVHGSNRLGTNSLLDINVFGKRAGNNAVAYVKNVDFVPLPDDPAKNVRESIERIKDGTGPERIGALRKTLQDEMDKNAQVFRTDETLAEVTQTIHDLRQRYMNISIQDKGKRFNTDLLEAVELGFLLDLAEVVVFSARNRKESRGGHMRDDYPKRDDENYMKHTMAYLTGDPHSADAADHIRLDWKPVVITRYQPMERKY
- the sdhC gene encoding succinate dehydrogenase, cytochrome b556 subunit, giving the protein MSAKTAGTAPLSSTTSKRPAGTLYRGREGMWSWVLHRVTGVAIFFFLLVHILDTALVRVSPEAYNAVIGTYQTPIMGLGEVALVGAIVFHAFNGIRIILVDLWSKGTHFQRPMFYIVIVVWVLTMLAFTPRHLMNVFGN
- the sdhD gene encoding succinate dehydrogenase, hydrophobic membrane anchor protein, whose product is MTHTIAAPRTPVTRSKGTNWEKWGWIYMRASGVVLVVLIFGHLFVNLMVGKGVHAIDFAFVGGKWSDPFWQVWDGLMLWLALIHGANGMRTIVNDYAHNRTLRGILKIAILVAVIVLLVLGTLVVTTFDPCPAGSPADLLPSICKDL
- a CDS encoding ABC-F family ATP-binding cassette domain-containing protein, translating into MPSTIPQLTQSPAQSLDHIRVDGVSRSFGDRRVLTNVSFAVPPGARIGLIGENGAGKSTLLRLIAGSDAPDAGAIARPADTGFLWQEVPHDADYTVSDLLERALASVRTAERELTDAADSLAAGGAAAERRYAAALEAAEARDVWGADARRDAVLAGLGLDGIPLDRRLDAVSGGQRSRFALAALLLERPAALLLDEPTNHLDDVAVAFLRAQLLGWSGPVLFASHDRAFLDEISTGLVDLDTGRGSLRGPGGVTVFGGSFSDYLAEKQLERERWEAQFAAEQDELKQLAHTVDVTARQVAHGRGPSDNDKFIHAFKGARVQGQISRRVKNARGRLEELRENQVRKPPQPLRFAGIPRGSHPLGDGSSLLAVTSARIPRRLAVDRLVIESQSRLLVTGPNGAGKSTLLRVLAGTTPLDRGSVERRRGLRVQLLEQDVRFERPDRSPRQLYTGALGERRAELLPLSSLGLIPPRDLDRPVGALSVGQQRRVALALIIAKPPHVFLLDEPTNHLSLQLATDLEDALGSYPGAVVIASHDRWLRRRWQGEELRVRPA